A portion of the Alphaproteobacteria bacterium genome contains these proteins:
- a CDS encoding Hpt domain-containing protein: protein MTVTAHDLNVEIIDDLFGILGEGYFEIVDEQVEQSVIYLTELKEFLANNQPAQAQKHAHSLKSSSGQVGLQGIHDMSKELEVACAEDVQSNTCSTKAVALHRTICEEFAGAVASLRSYLEAK, encoded by the coding sequence ATGACTGTAACCGCACATGATCTCAATGTCGAAATAATCGATGACCTCTTTGGAATTTTAGGGGAGGGGTACTTTGAGATTGTTGATGAGCAGGTTGAGCAATCCGTTATTTATTTAACCGAATTAAAGGAGTTTTTGGCAAATAATCAACCTGCACAAGCGCAAAAACACGCACATTCACTTAAATCTTCATCGGGACAGGTGGGGCTACAGGGGATTCATGATATGTCAAAGGAGCTGGAGGTTGCTTGTGCCGAAGATGTGCAATCCAACACTTGCAGTACAAAAGCAGTAGCGTTACATCGTACTATTTGCGAAGAATTTGCCGGTGCAGTAGCATCGCTACGTAGTTATCTGGAAGCCAAGTAA
- a CDS encoding sulfate adenylyltransferase subunit 2 has protein sequence MTLHSSASPADTLSHLDKLEAQSIYIFREAFNKIDKLAMLWSFGKDSNVMIWLARKAFFGQVPFPLIHCDTELEMDEVYAFRDRYVKEWGINLISPICPPIEETDASLPHSARVASRKTLGLRDVLAQHSFTGIFAGIRRDEEGTRAKERVFSPRGQEGTWDVKDQPPEFWDQFKTDFAPGTSLRIHPLLHWTELDIWLYIQRESIPIVPLYYAKPYHSLEGRDFGGKMMRFRSLGEKGITWPLESEADTLEKIITELRTTKVSERSGRPMGADEDESSFERLREAGYM, from the coding sequence ATGACATTACATTCTTCTGCAAGCCCTGCCGACACATTAAGCCATCTCGACAAGCTCGAGGCGCAGAGCATTTATATTTTCCGCGAGGCCTTTAATAAAATTGATAAGCTGGCGATGCTGTGGTCTTTTGGCAAAGACAGTAATGTAATGATATGGCTGGCACGTAAAGCATTTTTTGGGCAAGTGCCGTTTCCGCTGATTCATTGCGATACCGAGCTAGAAATGGATGAAGTTTATGCGTTTCGCGATCGCTATGTAAAAGAATGGGGCATTAACCTTATTTCGCCCATTTGCCCGCCTATCGAAGAAACAGACGCTTCGTTGCCGCATTCTGCGCGGGTTGCCTCACGCAAAACGCTGGGGCTGCGTGATGTACTGGCACAGCATAGCTTTACAGGTATTTTTGCGGGTATTCGCCGCGACGAAGAAGGAACACGCGCTAAAGAACGGGTGTTCAGCCCGCGTGGGCAAGAAGGTACATGGGATGTAAAAGACCAGCCACCCGAGTTTTGGGATCAGTTCAAAACAGATTTTGCGCCCGGCACAAGTTTACGCATTCATCCACTACTGCATTGGACAGAACTGGATATCTGGCTGTATATTCAACGTGAATCCATTCCCATTGTGCCATTATATTACGCAAAGCCATATCACAGCCTTGAAGGGCGCGACTTTGGCGGCAAAATGATGCGTTTTCGCAGCTTAGGCGAAAAAGGAATAACATGGCCGCTGGAAAGCGAAGCGGACACGCTGGAAAAAATTATTACCGAACTGCGTACGACTAAAGTTTCAGAGCGCAGTGGCCGCCCTATGGGCGCTGATGAAGACGAAAGCAGCTTTGAGCGTCTGCGTGAAGCGGGGTATATGTGA
- a CDS encoding GNAT family N-acetyltransferase produces the protein MSIENAQTWRKLSVDQYENVASMLRENIADEAWFTLRGDASDDEVKAYWFGGLDNEFWVLEEADQILGAFYQRCNQFGLGSHVANGGYVVASEAKNRGIGRKLGVKSIERARERGFRGIQFNFVVATNTVAVKLWRSLGFVTIGTIPGGYHYKQTRYDDAYIMFKDLTV, from the coding sequence GTGAGTATTGAAAACGCCCAAACATGGCGCAAACTATCTGTAGATCAGTATGAGAACGTAGCTTCTATGCTGCGAGAGAATATTGCCGATGAAGCATGGTTTACCCTGCGTGGTGACGCCAGTGATGATGAAGTCAAAGCCTATTGGTTCGGTGGGTTGGACAATGAGTTTTGGGTGCTTGAAGAAGCTGACCAGATTTTGGGTGCGTTTTATCAACGTTGCAACCAATTTGGTCTTGGCAGTCATGTTGCGAATGGCGGATATGTTGTGGCATCTGAAGCAAAAAATCGCGGTATAGGTCGCAAATTGGGAGTAAAATCTATCGAGCGCGCGCGGGAGCGGGGTTTTCGCGGCATTCAATTTAACTTTGTAGTGGCGACCAATACGGTGGCGGTAAAATTATGGCGTAGCTTGGGGTTTGTAACCATAGGCACAATTCCGGGTGGCTATCATTATAAGCAAACCCGATACGACGATGCCTATATAATGTTCAAGGATTTAACCGTATGA
- a CDS encoding sodium:proton antiporter, giving the protein MDTTAIASILISLCAVFGYINLRFIKLPTAIGIMMLALVLSLVILLLPFIGIDITEQVESFMRSIDFPQTLLEGMLSFLLFAGALHVKLDNLREQKWVVALLAGFGTVFCASCVAGLVYFLFPFFGMDIPFIYAMLFGALIAPTDPVAVMAILKKAGVEKSLETKVVGESLFNDGIAVVIFIVLLHILDGEDPSFGGVSLLFLEEAGGGALLGLVLGYITYRLLATIDNYQVEILLTLALVMGGYELASLIHVSGPIMVVVAGLLIGNQGRSLAMSDHTRENLDNFWELCDEFLNAVLFLLIGLEIFILGNDLEAYEAGILMIPLLLIIRLVSIWLPISALKLRRSFSKGTIRILTWGGLRGGISVALALSLPESPERDFILVVTYCIVVFSIIVQGLTIGKVVERYGK; this is encoded by the coding sequence ATGGATACCACAGCAATTGCCAGCATTCTAATAAGTTTATGTGCCGTCTTTGGCTATATTAATTTACGCTTTATCAAGCTTCCTACTGCGATTGGCATTATGATGCTGGCGCTTGTTTTATCGCTGGTTATCTTGCTATTGCCATTTATTGGCATTGATATCACCGAACAGGTGGAATCCTTTATGCGTAGCATTGATTTTCCACAAACGCTGCTGGAAGGAATGTTGAGCTTCCTGCTTTTTGCTGGTGCGCTACATGTTAAACTGGATAACCTGCGCGAACAAAAATGGGTAGTGGCGCTGCTTGCAGGATTTGGCACGGTATTTTGCGCAAGCTGTGTTGCTGGGCTGGTGTATTTTCTTTTTCCTTTCTTTGGCATGGATATTCCATTTATATACGCCATGCTATTCGGCGCGCTCATTGCTCCAACTGATCCGGTGGCGGTGATGGCAATTTTGAAAAAGGCCGGAGTAGAAAAATCACTCGAAACCAAAGTTGTGGGTGAATCACTATTCAATGATGGCATTGCCGTGGTGATATTTATTGTATTGCTACATATTCTCGATGGAGAAGACCCTAGTTTTGGTGGGGTTAGCCTGCTTTTTTTAGAAGAAGCTGGCGGCGGCGCGTTGCTGGGTTTGGTGCTTGGCTATATCACCTATCGTTTACTAGCCACCATAGACAATTATCAGGTTGAAATTTTGCTCACACTCGCTCTTGTAATGGGGGGGTATGAGCTTGCTTCGCTCATACATGTATCTGGCCCTATTATGGTGGTAGTTGCCGGCTTGCTAATAGGCAACCAAGGGCGCTCTTTGGCCATGAGCGATCACACACGTGAAAACCTCGATAACTTTTGGGAGTTATGTGATGAGTTTTTGAACGCGGTGCTTTTCTTGCTGATTGGCTTAGAAATATTTATTCTGGGTAACGATTTAGAGGCCTACGAGGCAGGCATATTAATGATTCCGCTGCTGTTAATAATAAGGCTGGTATCGATCTGGCTGCCCATATCTGCACTCAAGCTTAGACGCAGTTTTAGCAAAGGTACTATTCGCATTCTCACATGGGGTGGATTGCGCGGTGGCATTTCCGTGGCACTGGCATTATCACTGCCCGAATCGCCTGAGCGCGACTTTATTTTAGTGGTAACGTATTGTATTGTGGTGTTCTCGATAATTGTGCAAGGTCTAACGATTGGTAAAGTGGTCGAGCGTTATGGCAAATAA
- a CDS encoding GTP-binding protein, translating to MTQTLAKPQEVPASTRAEQMKIVIVGHVDHGKSTLVGRLFHDTGSLPDGKFEQITAMCKKRGMPFEWSFL from the coding sequence ATGACCCAAACTTTAGCCAAACCTCAAGAAGTGCCGGCAAGCACCCGTGCCGAACAAATGAAAATTGTCATTGTTGGGCATGTTGATCATGGCAAATCTACCCTTGTTGGGCGGTTGTTCCATGATACAGGATCATTGCCCGATGGGAAATTCGAGCAAATAACTGCCATGTGCAAAAAGCGCGGTATGCCTTTTGAATGGTCGTTTTTAAT